The Gammaproteobacteria bacterium genomic interval AGTCTGGCGGCGGACAGTGGAAGGTCGTGAATGACCTGGAGCGACTGGAATCTTTGTTGTCCCAGTGAGCGGGGTTATTCGTTCAGGGCTCTCCGAGTCTGTGAAGAAACTGTCGGCCGTCACTTACGCAACGACGGCGGGACACTGGTTGGTGACCAGCCAGTAGGGCCCGAGCTGGCCGACCGTCTTGATGAATTCATCAAAGTCTACCGGCTTGCGCACATAGCTGTTGGCGCCCAGGCCGTAGGCATTGAGAATATCTTCCTGCTCTGCCGACGAGGTGAGTACCACCACCGGCAGAAACCTGGTGCGCTGATCGGCGCGCAATCGCTTCAATACACCAAAACC includes:
- a CDS encoding response regulator, with the protein product MEENTILLVEDNPDDEALTVRALKKNNLRNELIIARDGAEAIDYLFAEGQHQGRNINQLPALILLDLQLPKIDGFGVLKRLRADQRTRFLPVVVLTSSAEQEDILNAYGLGANSYVRKPVDFDEFIKTVGQLGPYWLVTNQCPAVVA